Below is a genomic region from Burkholderiales bacterium.
CACTGCAATTTCCTGCGCGCCGGCCGCAAGCGCTGCCTCGAAGCCTTTCATGTTTGGCACCAATACCGGGTAGCTCACTCCGGGACGACGCGTGACACCGGCCATGACCTCCGCACCATCCGCCATCTGGGGAACCCATTTGGGCGACACAAAGCTGGTCGCTTCGATAACGGTCAGTCCAGTATCAGCAAGCCGTTCAATGAGCTCGATTTTAATAGGCGTAGGAACATATGACGCCTCATTCTGCAGTCCATCGCGCGGACCGACCTCAATCATTTTTACGCGTTCTGGAATACTCATGGTAATTCCAAAGCCGGCTAAAGCGGACTTAATCTATTTAAATTCAGGGATAACTACCACTGGAGTGACCATTCTGATACGTTTACGTAAACGTAATGATCGCGCCTATTCGTATCGCTTTCCCTTAACCTCAGCAAATTGACCAAACTGCACCTCCAGCATAGCAATATCCGAGACCATGGCGTCGATGTCCTTTCTTAATTGGTTGAGTTGAGCATGCTTTGAGGCGAGAACCTTGCAAAATTGTGCATGTGATATTTTTCCAACCTTGACGGAATCATAAAGGTCAAAAAACGCCTTAATTTCCCCAAGGGAAAATCCCAGGCGTCTGCTGCGCAAGATGATCTTAAGGCGAACGCGGTCACCCTTGCTGTAAATCCGGCGTTGCCCGTCGCGCACGGGGGCGAGCAAGTGCTGGTCTTCGTAGAAGCGTATGGCGCGAGTGGTGAGCTCGAATTCTTTTGCCAGCTCCGTTATAGTGAAATTAGTCACTTATTTCACTTTGATAATCAACAAATGCGTATGATACACTCTATCTTACGTAAACGTAAATGGGATTCTCCTCAAGGAAAGCCGGAATAGCTTATTTTTTGAGGTATGATGCGGTTTCAACGACAAAAATACTGAGTCATGAGCAGTGAACAGCCCCCAGCGACGGGTGATCCGTTGCAGCTTTCCACGGTGTACGCCGAAGTCGCGAAACAGAGCCAGCAGCTGATGGCCGAATTCCTTCAGCGCCACGCGGGCGGGCTCGGGATGGCGCGAGAGCTGAATATCGGTAGGGCATTCTTTGAATTGACTACAAGGATGCTTGCAGATCCGTTCAAGCTGGCGGAAACCCAGTGGAAACTGTGGCAGGACTATGTCGCGCTATGGCACGGTTCGGTGATGAAAATGATGGGAGAACAAAACCGGCCGCCAATAGCGGAGCCACACATCAGCGATAAGCGCTTCAAAGACGAGGCGTGGGAGAATAATTTTCTGTTTGACTATATCAAGCAGTCCTATCTTATCGCGGCACGCCATCTGCACGGCGCAGTGTTAAGCGTTGACGGGCTGGATGAAAAGACCGCGAGAAAGGTGGATTTCTACACGCGCCAGTTCATTGATGCCCTGTCTCCCAGTAATTTTGTTCTGACTAATCCTGAAGTTTTACGCGAGACCGTGCAATCCGGGGGCCAAAATCTGATACAGGGGCTCAAAAACTTGCTGAAGGACCTCGACCGAGGAGATCACAGACAATTACGCATCCGCATGACCGATCTGGAGGCGTTCAAGCTGGGCATGAACGTCGCCACCACGAAGGGCAAGGTCGTTTACCAGAATGAGCTGATGCAACTGGTCCAGTACCAGCCGTCCACTAAAGAAGTATACCGACGGCCGTTGCTCATCATTCCGCCTTGGATTAACAAGTTCTACATTCTCGATCTGCGTGAGAACAATTCGTTCATCAAATGGGCAGTGGATCAAGGACACACGGTATTCGTGATTTCCTGGGTCAATCCGGACGAGAAGCTCGCACACAAGGATTTCAAGGATTATTTGGTTGAAGGATCACTTGCCGCGCTAGATGCAATCGAACAGGCTACTGACGAACAAAAAGTGAACGCCATAGGCTACTGCCTAGGCGGTACCCTGCTTGCAGCCGCCCTAGCTTATCTGGCCGCAAAGAATGAGGAGCGCATCGCCAGCGCGACATTCCTAGCGACTCTCATCGATTTCAGCGAGCCCGGAGAGCTCGGCGTGTTCGTCGACGAGCACCAGGTGAGCGCTCTGGAAAAGCGCATGGAGGAGCGCGGCTATCTCGAAGGCTTTGAAATGGCGACCACCTTTAACATGCTGCGCTCGAATGATCTCATTTGGTCGTTTGTGGTGAACAATTATTTGCTGGGCAAGGATCCGTTTCCGTTCGACTTGCTGTATTGGAACTCCGACGCCACGCGCATGCCGGCGAAAATGCACAGTTTCTATCTGCGCAACATGTATATCAAAAATCTCTTGAAGCAGCCGGGCGGGTTAAAACTCGCAGGAGTGGCAATCGATATAAGCAAGGTTAAAACACCGGCGTACTTTCTTTCGACCGTCGAAGACCATATCGCGCCCTGGAAATCCACTTATGCCGGCACAAAATTACTTGGCGGACCGGCGAAATTCGTGCTCGCAGGCTCGGGCCACATTGCCGGGGTAATCAATCCACCCTGCGCTAACAAGTATGGCTATCGAACCAACGCCAAACTGCCGCGTGAGCCGAACGCCTGGCTCAACAACGCCGCACATAATGAAGGCTCATGGTGGCCTGATTGGGGTAAATGGATTGAGGCTTACGGCGGCGCGCGCGTGCCTGCCCGTGTTCCCGGCAAGGGCCGCTTAAAAGCGCTCGAAGACGCACCAGGCTCTTACGTGAAGTTCCATCTGGATTCCAAAGGTCGGTAACCCGAAATATCTGGCTTTTGCCCCTTGGTGTGGGCAACGTTACTCCTGTACGCCGCTGGTTCAGGATCATGGTGCATGCCTGTCTTGACGAGAGCTGTTCGACGAAGCAAGCAACCGATTCCGGTCAGCGGCAATCGGTATAGGTGTCAAAAAAATTCCGCTTCAAATGCACAACCGCTA
It encodes:
- a CDS encoding MerR family DNA-binding transcriptional regulator, with amino-acid sequence MTNFTITELAKEFELTTRAIRFYEDQHLLAPVRDGQRRIYSKGDRVRLKIILRSRRLGFSLGEIKAFFDLYDSVKVGKISHAQFCKVLASKHAQLNQLRKDIDAMVSDIAMLEVQFGQFAEVKGKRYE
- the phaC gene encoding class I poly(R)-hydroxyalkanoic acid synthase, with the protein product MSSEQPPATGDPLQLSTVYAEVAKQSQQLMAEFLQRHAGGLGMARELNIGRAFFELTTRMLADPFKLAETQWKLWQDYVALWHGSVMKMMGEQNRPPIAEPHISDKRFKDEAWENNFLFDYIKQSYLIAARHLHGAVLSVDGLDEKTARKVDFYTRQFIDALSPSNFVLTNPEVLRETVQSGGQNLIQGLKNLLKDLDRGDHRQLRIRMTDLEAFKLGMNVATTKGKVVYQNELMQLVQYQPSTKEVYRRPLLIIPPWINKFYILDLRENNSFIKWAVDQGHTVFVISWVNPDEKLAHKDFKDYLVEGSLAALDAIEQATDEQKVNAIGYCLGGTLLAAALAYLAAKNEERIASATFLATLIDFSEPGELGVFVDEHQVSALEKRMEERGYLEGFEMATTFNMLRSNDLIWSFVVNNYLLGKDPFPFDLLYWNSDATRMPAKMHSFYLRNMYIKNLLKQPGGLKLAGVAIDISKVKTPAYFLSTVEDHIAPWKSTYAGTKLLGGPAKFVLAGSGHIAGVINPPCANKYGYRTNAKLPREPNAWLNNAAHNEGSWWPDWGKWIEAYGGARVPARVPGKGRLKALEDAPGSYVKFHLDSKGR